One Pirellulaceae bacterium DNA segment encodes these proteins:
- a CDS encoding amino acid adenylation domain-containing protein, with product MRLALEDRSFFTGNMSDLRRQPRDPLEEGPSSHPLTPLQEAMLFHGLKDGDHSYLQIMVCDFEEPIDSVAFFDSWKELVERHDVLRTSFAHDSSGMPVQVVHGQISIPWEEQDWRHWSGEKQQSRFSAFLRDERKRGFDLATPPPLRLSLLRFEDEHYRLVWTSHHALFDGRSRLILLRDLFRLYDGRGRRGGSTHVADSLAIPSLQDLSRWLQSRRTSADESFWKATFSGCEFPCEIDLGSGRSKTENELFCKVSNRLSSTLSSRLRSLAKDNHLTLNTLLQGAWAILLRHYTQQEVVVFGATSAGRYGAPPELANAVGLLISTIPVTVKVDLQNHLLEWLSEIRNKWVELRDHGMDSLTDIRSYFGVSPDTQLFDSLVVFEKYELTSHVQSWGSDWKRRRFELHGQTNYGLTVSGFDDAEILLKVEGDPKRYDHVAIQRLANQVQHLLTQFSNNPHRTLAEIPLLEEVEQQRLIVDWNDTSTDYPCDKTVHELFEFQAELRPDAVAVVFQDQSLTYRELNQRANQLAWHLKSLGVEKGDLVGFSIERRFEMVIGLLGILKAGATYLPLGGDYPDDRLHYMLRDGEADVLVTWGDGGRRLAEEVKHVVDLETDSFQGQSTLNPKVEVTADDLAYVMYTSGTTGKPKGVMIRHRSIARLVFGVDYAEFGVGETVLQAATISFDASTFELWAALLHGGRLVLAPAGPPDLEQLPQLIARHQVSTIWLTTALFNQVIETQPEALQGVSQILTGGEALSVHHVRLALSRLSPEQTLVNGYGPTECTTFACCYTIPHDLAETARSVPIGRPIGNTQAYVLDRDLRPVPIGAQGELYLGGDGLAKGYWNRPELTAEKFVENPFGKTVSDRLYRTGDQVRWLNDGNLEFLGRLDAQIKLRGHRIELEEIAATMRDQPNVVDAVVDLREDRIGDPWLVAYYVAADIHETTELELRREIEQLLPRYMLPAVYVPLPSLPLTTNGKVDRRGLPAPDNSRLLAESGFVKPSTSTERRMAEIWCEVLGIEEVG from the coding sequence GTGCGATTGGCTTTAGAAGACAGATCGTTTTTCACGGGTAACATGAGTGATTTGAGAAGACAGCCAAGGGATCCTTTGGAAGAAGGCCCAAGTTCGCACCCGCTTACGCCATTACAGGAGGCGATGCTATTCCATGGTCTGAAAGATGGTGACCATAGTTATCTCCAGATAATGGTTTGCGATTTTGAGGAGCCGATCGATTCCGTTGCGTTTTTCGATAGCTGGAAAGAGCTTGTAGAACGACACGATGTCTTGCGGACGAGTTTTGCACACGATTCCTCAGGTATGCCGGTTCAAGTTGTACACGGTCAGATTTCTATTCCTTGGGAGGAGCAGGATTGGCGTCATTGGTCAGGAGAGAAACAGCAAAGTCGTTTTTCAGCGTTTCTCCGTGACGAACGAAAGCGTGGGTTTGATCTAGCGACGCCTCCTCCTTTACGTCTGTCCTTACTTCGTTTTGAGGACGAGCACTATCGTTTAGTTTGGACCTCTCATCATGCGTTATTCGATGGTCGTTCGCGGTTGATTTTATTGCGTGATCTATTTCGCCTCTACGATGGGCGTGGTAGACGCGGCGGTTCAACGCATGTGGCAGATTCTTTGGCGATACCTTCTTTGCAGGATCTTTCTCGTTGGTTGCAAAGTAGGCGGACATCTGCTGACGAGAGTTTTTGGAAAGCAACCTTTTCAGGCTGTGAGTTTCCATGCGAAATCGACCTGGGGAGCGGTAGAAGTAAAACCGAGAATGAACTTTTTTGTAAGGTTTCAAATCGGTTGTCATCGACGTTGAGTAGTCGATTACGCTCGCTCGCGAAGGACAATCATTTGACCCTTAACACATTGCTCCAAGGTGCCTGGGCAATCCTGTTGCGGCATTATACGCAACAAGAAGTTGTTGTTTTTGGGGCAACGTCTGCCGGCCGTTATGGTGCACCTCCGGAGTTGGCTAATGCCGTTGGTCTTTTGATTAGCACGATCCCGGTGACCGTTAAGGTGGATCTTCAGAATCATCTGTTGGAATGGTTGAGCGAGATACGCAATAAGTGGGTTGAATTACGCGATCACGGAATGGATTCTCTTACAGATATCCGATCGTATTTTGGAGTTTCTCCGGATACGCAATTGTTCGATAGCCTTGTTGTCTTCGAGAAATATGAATTGACCAGTCATGTGCAATCTTGGGGCAGCGATTGGAAGCGGCGAAGATTCGAGCTTCACGGACAAACGAATTACGGACTGACGGTCAGTGGCTTTGACGACGCCGAGATCCTACTGAAGGTCGAAGGCGATCCAAAACGCTATGACCATGTGGCGATACAGCGTTTGGCAAACCAAGTTCAGCATCTGTTGACCCAGTTCAGCAATAACCCCCATCGAACTCTTGCTGAGATTCCTTTACTGGAAGAGGTTGAGCAACAGCGGTTGATCGTCGACTGGAATGATACTTCAACCGATTATCCTTGTGACAAAACCGTTCATGAGTTGTTCGAATTCCAAGCGGAATTGAGACCGGATGCAGTCGCCGTGGTGTTCCAAGATCAATCGTTGACCTATCGGGAACTGAATCAGCGAGCGAATCAACTGGCCTGGCATCTGAAAAGTCTGGGAGTAGAAAAGGGCGATCTCGTTGGCTTTTCCATTGAACGCCGTTTTGAAATGGTCATTGGCCTATTGGGTATTCTTAAGGCTGGCGCCACCTATCTGCCGTTGGGGGGCGACTATCCGGATGATCGCTTGCACTACATGTTGCGGGATGGTGAAGCGGATGTCTTGGTGACTTGGGGAGATGGCGGCCGTCGTTTGGCTGAAGAAGTCAAGCATGTGGTTGATTTGGAGACGGATTCATTTCAAGGTCAATCCACGTTAAATCCTAAGGTTGAGGTGACCGCTGACGATCTTGCCTACGTGATGTATACCTCAGGCACGACTGGAAAACCTAAAGGGGTGATGATTCGGCATCGGTCGATCGCTCGCCTCGTGTTTGGCGTCGATTACGCAGAATTTGGTGTTGGCGAAACTGTCCTGCAAGCCGCGACGATTTCTTTTGATGCCTCAACCTTTGAATTGTGGGCAGCACTCTTACACGGAGGGAGGTTAGTGCTCGCGCCTGCAGGGCCACCTGACTTGGAGCAGTTACCTCAGCTGATTGCTCGCCATCAGGTCAGTACGATCTGGTTGACCACCGCTCTATTTAATCAGGTGATAGAGACTCAGCCAGAAGCGTTGCAGGGGGTTAGTCAGATTCTGACCGGCGGTGAGGCACTATCTGTTCACCATGTTCGTTTGGCCCTTTCCCGTTTGTCTCCGGAGCAGACTCTCGTCAATGGTTATGGACCGACGGAATGTACGACGTTTGCTTGTTGTTATACGATTCCCCATGATTTAGCAGAGACCGCTCGTTCGGTTCCGATCGGGCGACCGATTGGGAACACACAGGCGTATGTACTTGATCGAGATTTACGACCGGTTCCGATCGGTGCACAAGGTGAGTTGTACCTCGGGGGAGACGGGTTGGCGAAAGGTTATTGGAATCGGCCAGAATTGACGGCCGAAAAATTTGTCGAAAACCCCTTCGGAAAAACAGTTTCTGACCGCCTCTATCGAACGGGTGATCAGGTTCGCTGGTTGAATGACGGAAACCTGGAATTCCTCGGTCGCTTGGATGCTCAGATCAAATTGCGGGGGCATCGGATTGAGCTAGAAGAGATTGCAGCGACGATGCGAGACCAGCCGAATGTCGTCGATGCTGTTGTGGATCTGAGAGAAGATCGAATCGGAGATCCGTGGCTCG
- a CDS encoding TMEM43 family protein, translating into MTRSKNRYSGVVIGPVIIVVGVLALWKNEGRFDYARAARNTTPMNVPAPSFNNKLISYTGSMETDLKISGEYVESLIGYLSVNRSAEIYAWDRDEDSDGHVTWNLKWMTRLDRNSRNNDIQQRLSSKQFRPKSYNVGKIQINEKWIEFVDPQETISLSSLKLTDTGEKDGLKKRDEYLYLAKNRPRKLGDERISYRGLRVPPTATYFGEYKDGRGVAYQAEVKSGLVDSLIQDTGILHFIVAGERPVALKTMQAHLTRLRWIVRGGGFLGISVGFMIMFSAATGFLYHVPVIGAIAQWGTMAISFILGGLLSIIAISSSYLIHHPLTLGFTVAGCCLVFWLARKRATQSQTNFKQALDTDFGHTLSSTELEELEFIELLRVCFADKEVHIDERKYLTKWAKQHGWDREKIAEMVAKAKSGDEDPTEPTYTDKHLRNLIRLALADGKIKRFELNTISKAASEIGYSRSELQRTIQQVRTSGPLS; encoded by the coding sequence TTGACGCGATCAAAAAACAGGTATTCGGGTGTCGTGATTGGCCCTGTGATCATTGTTGTGGGCGTGCTGGCACTCTGGAAAAATGAGGGGCGTTTCGACTACGCACGCGCCGCACGAAACACCACCCCCATGAATGTTCCTGCCCCCAGTTTCAACAACAAACTTATCTCCTACACCGGTTCGATGGAAACCGACCTGAAAATTTCTGGTGAGTATGTGGAATCACTCATCGGCTACCTAAGCGTAAACCGCTCGGCAGAAATTTATGCTTGGGACCGAGACGAAGACAGCGATGGACACGTGACGTGGAACCTCAAGTGGATGACGCGGCTTGATCGCAACTCTCGAAACAACGATATTCAACAGCGTCTCTCATCAAAACAGTTCCGCCCAAAATCCTACAACGTTGGAAAAATCCAAATCAACGAGAAGTGGATTGAATTTGTTGACCCCCAAGAGACGATCTCCCTTTCCAGTCTGAAACTGACCGATACGGGTGAAAAGGACGGCTTGAAAAAACGTGACGAGTATCTGTATCTCGCGAAAAATCGTCCCCGAAAGCTCGGCGACGAACGGATTAGCTACCGAGGTCTTCGAGTCCCCCCGACCGCAACCTATTTTGGTGAATACAAAGATGGTCGTGGTGTCGCGTATCAAGCAGAGGTGAAAAGTGGCTTAGTTGATAGTCTAATCCAAGACACAGGCATCCTTCATTTCATTGTGGCGGGTGAGCGACCTGTTGCCTTGAAGACGATGCAAGCGCACCTAACGCGTCTGCGATGGATCGTCCGCGGAGGCGGTTTTTTAGGCATCAGCGTTGGATTCATGATCATGTTTAGTGCCGCCACCGGGTTTTTGTATCACGTGCCGGTGATTGGCGCGATTGCACAATGGGGAACGATGGCGATAAGCTTCATCCTCGGCGGTCTTTTGAGCATCATCGCGATCTCTTCCAGTTATTTGATCCACCATCCTCTCACGCTTGGCTTTACCGTTGCAGGATGCTGTCTTGTCTTCTGGTTAGCACGCAAACGAGCAACCCAATCACAAACGAATTTCAAACAAGCCCTCGACACAGATTTCGGACACACACTGAGCTCCACCGAGCTGGAAGAACTGGAATTCATTGAGTTGCTACGTGTTTGCTTTGCCGATAAGGAAGTGCATATCGATGAGCGGAAGTATCTCACCAAGTGGGCCAAACAGCATGGTTGGGACCGCGAAAAGATTGCTGAGATGGTGGCCAAGGCCAAGAGTGGTGACGAAGATCCAACCGAGCCAACCTACACGGACAAACACTTACGAAATCTGATTCGCTTGGCACTTGCGGATGGAAAGATCAAGCGTTTCGAACTAAACACTATTTCCAAAGCTGCAAGCGAGATTGGGTACAGCCGATCTGAATTACAGCGTACTATCCAGCAGGTCCGGACGTCAGGGCCCTTATCGTGA
- a CDS encoding PIG-L family deacetylase: MLDISARLDHTSPNRLLHLLPHVQTKNQTLTSLLKPELSIKLTRPHQRLLQAARNQRPLRTLFDQGGEIGTTLTAMLTDGLFTIGPPAPPLPSDPKEKWLVLAPRLDDAALSVGGVLLQRSNNVELVISSFTSTYRYSDSILRGNKGAVTRLRHQEEELFCNMVGARKVDGGLDDADIRVDGVEPFRPPTAHELDLYRDLADRLFHKEKPGRIYAPMGVGGHANHVSLHVAIIELIAAWRSTNPAVRVFIYEDLPYASISPCQILDGVRRLKESQRVAPVFEDITEILPDKLWSIGIYQSQTVPTFQECTNRHAKNMGQEMSPGSDRHAERLWELDPAT; the protein is encoded by the coding sequence GTGTTAGACATCAGCGCTCGCCTCGATCACACATCCCCAAATCGGCTCTTACACCTCCTGCCACATGTGCAGACAAAAAATCAAACGCTCACCTCGCTCCTCAAGCCGGAACTGTCCATCAAACTCACCAGGCCCCACCAACGCCTTCTCCAAGCCGCTCGTAATCAGAGGCCACTGCGAACCCTATTCGACCAGGGCGGCGAAATAGGCACCACATTGACCGCTATGCTGACCGATGGTCTGTTCACCATCGGGCCCCCCGCTCCTCCGTTGCCGTCAGATCCAAAAGAGAAATGGCTGGTGCTCGCTCCCCGCCTCGACGATGCCGCCTTATCCGTGGGGGGCGTGCTGCTCCAACGCTCCAACAACGTAGAACTCGTCATAAGTAGCTTCACATCGACATATCGCTACTCGGATTCCATTCTTCGTGGAAATAAAGGAGCGGTCACGCGTTTGCGTCACCAAGAGGAAGAACTTTTTTGCAACATGGTGGGAGCCCGTAAAGTCGATGGAGGACTCGACGATGCCGACATTCGAGTCGACGGGGTCGAACCATTTCGCCCGCCCACAGCCCATGAACTGGATCTCTATCGAGATCTAGCTGATCGACTGTTCCACAAAGAGAAGCCTGGTCGCATCTATGCCCCCATGGGTGTTGGGGGCCATGCGAATCACGTGTCACTGCACGTCGCGATCATAGAACTCATCGCGGCGTGGCGTTCTACCAACCCAGCCGTTCGCGTCTTCATTTATGAAGATCTGCCCTATGCATCCATTTCCCCCTGCCAAATTTTGGATGGAGTTCGTCGTCTAAAAGAATCGCAGCGAGTGGCTCCCGTATTTGAAGACATCACCGAAATATTGCCAGATAAACTCTGGTCCATCGGAATCTATCAATCCCAGACAGTACCGACCTTTCAAGAATGCACGAACAGACATGCGAAAAACATGGGGCAGGAAATGAGCCCCGGAAGCGATCGCCACGCAGAGCGATTATGGGAACTGGACCCAGCAACCTAG
- a CDS encoding DUF1559 domain-containing protein, producing the protein MRIRKKGARNDLGQTILDLLAVVAILALLLQLLLPALQAVRESARRTQCSTNLRQIGLAMNAHQAVKGYFPSGGWHFDWIGEPERGTDSRQPGSWAFNLLDYLHESDLRRQGARLQGIERWKALAKRCSRPLTVFHCPTRRAVCAYPYRANQRPLTLGGRVSKPFTLAAKTDYAANAGDGPTVEFDWKWSGPQSLAQGDRATFVWPDTRRYTGVVFGRSRVRPRDLLDGMSKTYLIAEKYVDSNQYLSGKDWGDNETLYAGFNNDNCRSTAAIPVRDAHGQDCKNRFGSAHPYVWQVVLCDGSVQAKDFEVDAEVHRRFGNRMDVRQAFPVISSLHLP; encoded by the coding sequence ATGCGAATTCGGAAAAAAGGTGCACGAAATGATCTCGGACAAACCATCTTGGATTTGCTTGCTGTCGTGGCGATTTTGGCGCTGCTATTGCAGTTGTTGTTGCCTGCGCTCCAGGCGGTCAGAGAATCTGCCCGTCGAACTCAATGTTCGACCAATCTTCGACAAATTGGACTGGCAATGAATGCGCATCAAGCAGTGAAAGGGTATTTCCCTTCAGGCGGTTGGCATTTTGATTGGATCGGCGAACCAGAACGGGGTACGGATTCACGTCAGCCCGGCAGTTGGGCCTTCAACTTGTTGGACTATTTGCATGAAAGTGATTTGCGACGGCAAGGTGCTCGCTTGCAAGGAATCGAACGCTGGAAGGCGCTGGCAAAGCGTTGTTCGCGGCCGTTGACGGTTTTCCATTGTCCCACTCGTCGGGCTGTTTGTGCTTACCCCTATCGCGCCAATCAGAGGCCACTGACCCTTGGGGGACGGGTCTCGAAACCGTTCACATTGGCAGCAAAAACCGATTACGCGGCCAATGCAGGGGATGGACCGACTGTCGAATTCGATTGGAAGTGGAGCGGCCCCCAATCACTTGCTCAAGGCGATCGGGCGACGTTTGTTTGGCCTGATACGCGACGTTACACGGGGGTCGTCTTTGGACGTAGTCGTGTTCGGCCTCGCGACCTTCTTGACGGAATGTCAAAGACCTATCTGATTGCAGAGAAATATGTTGACTCCAATCAATATTTGAGTGGGAAGGATTGGGGAGACAATGAGACGTTGTACGCCGGATTCAACAACGACAATTGCCGCTCGACTGCGGCCATTCCGGTTCGCGATGCTCACGGTCAAGACTGCAAAAATCGATTTGGCAGTGCACATCCTTATGTATGGCAGGTTGTACTTTGCGACGGATCGGTGCAGGCAAAAGATTTTGAAGTCGACGCGGAAGTGCATCGACGGTTTGGAAATCGTATGGATGTTCGGCAAGCGTTCCCTGTTATTTCTTCACTGCACCTTCCATGA